A region of the Acidimicrobiia bacterium genome:
CCCCGTCATTCGCGGACATCTTCTTCAACAATTGCACAAAGATCGGCCTATTGCCCATTGTCCTAACCGAAAAGGAATGCGCCTATCTCATTGAGTTGGCCGAACACGAACCGGACGCCAGAATCAGCATCGACCTATCTAAACAAACCGTTATCGCCGAAAGCTTTGAAGCGACGTTCGACATCGATCCGTTCATCAAGCACCGACTGCTCAATGGCCTCGACGACATCGGCATCACGCTCGGGTACAGCGATGCCATCGCCGCGTTCGAGGAACAACGGCCTTCCTATAAACCTGTCACATCCTGAAAGCATTCGTTAAGCCTGGTCTACTACGCTCTGTGATCCGACGGGAAAGGGAGTCGAGTGTCTGATCAACCGCATGAGCTGAACAGCGACCAACAGGCGCTTGTTGAAGCAGTCGGAATCGCCAATGCGCCGCTCAGCGCGGCTGAATTGATGGCCGCTACCGGGCTTCCGGTTGACGTGGTCTTGGCGGCCGGGGATGCCCTCATCTCGGCCGGATGGCTTGTCGACGACAGCCGCGGCTATGGCCCTACGGAGCAAGCAACTCAACTGGAAGTCAGCCATGCGCGACGCAGCCAAATCAGTCGACAGATTGGCGCCGCAGTAGCGACTGACCGACCCGAACTAGGCGGCCGCCTGCTGGTTGCCGGAGGGGATGCCGCCGGCGGATTCGACCTGCTCGCCACCGCGGCCCTATCCGGGGAGAGTGGGACCACTGGAGCGCACGACCTCGCCGCGTCGGCCCTGTCAGCAGCGGCCGGACTCGACATCGCCGACGACCTGCTCGGTCAGCTTCACGTCGTCGTCGGCCAACACCGCAAGGCAATGGGAAATTCTGAAGGGGCCAGCCAATCGTTCTCGACCGCGGCCTTGCTTCTTGAGGGCCGGGAGCGCATCGACGCCCTCCGCCTGTGCGCCGCTACCGAAGATGACCACCAGCACCCCCAGGAAGCGGAGCGCTGGCTGGTGGCTGCTCAATACGAGGCCGTGCGGCAAGGAGAAACCAACCTATACGGTTCGCTGCTGGCAGTTCATGCCCTGACGCTTTCGAGGATCGGCTTTCCTGCCGAAGCCGACCGGGCTCTCGAAAAGGGCCGGGCCATCCTGG
Encoded here:
- the leuD gene encoding 3-isopropylmalate dehydratase small subunit codes for the protein MNAVEKITGTMAPLARANVDTDQIMPKQFLKRVERTGYGEYLFWDWRRTADGEMDPTFVLNRPEYQEAKILVTGPNFGSGSSREHAPWGIQDWGFEAVIAPSFADIFFNNCTKIGLLPIVLTEKECAYLIELAEHEPDARISIDLSKQTVIAESFEATFDIDPFIKHRLLNGLDDIGITLGYSDAIAAFEEQRPSYKPVTS